The following DNA comes from Babylonia areolata isolate BAREFJ2019XMU chromosome 31, ASM4173473v1, whole genome shotgun sequence.
AACACTGACGTTGTCATGGAGTCCATTCCAACAACACTGACGCTGTCATGAAGTCCATTCCCACAACACTGACGTTGTCATCAAAGTCAGTTCCCCCAACACGCTGTCATGAAGTCCAttcccacaacactgtcatgaagtCCATTCCCACAACACTGACGCTGTCTTGAAGTCTATTcccacaacactgacactgtcatgAAGTCCATTcccacaacactgacactgtcatgAAGTCCATTcccacaacactgacactgtcatgAAGTCCATTcccacaacactgacactgtcatgAAGTCCATTCCCACAACACTGACGCTGTCATGAAGTCCATTCCCACAACACTGACGCTGTCATGAAGTCTATTCCCACAATACACTGTCATGAAGTCCATTCCTACAACACTGACTGTCATGGAGTCCAttcccacacaacactgacactgtcatgAACTCCATTCCCACAACACTGACCGTCATGAAGTCCAttcccacacaacactgacactgtcatgAAGTCCATTCCCACAACACTGACGCTGTCATGAAGTCTATTTCCACAACACTGACGCTGTCATGAAGTCTATTCCCACAATACACTGTCATGAAGTCCATTCCTACAAAACTGGCTGTCATGAAGTCCAttcccacacaacactgacactctCATGAACTCCATTCCCACAACACTGACGCTGTCATAAAGTCTATTTCCACAACACTGACGCTGTCATGAAGTCTATTCCCACGAGACACTGTCATGAAGTCCATCCCTACAACACTGACAATGTAAAGTCCATTCCCACAGCACAAACGTTGTCATGaagttcatttccttttttttttttttttttttttttttttttttttttttttttagtattactattattattactactacatttttctatattataattattattcatttatttatttatttatctattatttattcccccgtttttttgtgtgtgtgcttttgttgttgttttttgttaatttttttttctcaaggcctgactaagcgcgttgggttacgctgctggtcaggcatctgcttggcagatgtggtgtagcgtatatggtttgtccgaacgcagtgacgcctccttgagcaactgaaactgaaaaactcatTTTCACAACACTGACGCTGTCTTGAAGTCTATTcccacaacactgacactgtCGTGAAGTTCATTcccacaacactgacactgtcatgAAGTCCATTCCAACAACACTGACGCTCTCTTGAAGTCTATTCCCACAACACTGACGTTGTCATGAAGTCCATTCCCACAACACTGACTCTGTCATGAAGTCCATTcccacaacactgacactgtcatgAAAGTCCACTGCCAAAACACTGACGTTGTCATGAAGTCCATTcccacaacactgacactgtcatgAAGTCCATTCCCACAACACTGACGCTGTAATGAAGTCCATTCCCACAACACTGACGCTGTCATGAAGTCCATTCCAACGATACTGACGTTGTCATGAAGTCCATTCCCACAACACTGACTCTGTCATGAAGGCCATTCCCACAACACTGACGCTGTCATGAAGTCCATTCCCACAGCACGCTGTCATGAAATAATTATGTTCCCACAGCAGACCTCCATTCAGAAGCGCAAGGCACGGACgtagtggaagaggaagaagagcacCATTCCCACCAGAGCGGCCAGCACCAACAGCAAGGTGGTCTTCCTGTTCCGCCAGCAGAACTCCCTGCTCCCCGCTAGGTCCACGTTCAGTGCTGCTCTGCCACGCCGCACGTGCTGTGTGGACGACAGGCCGACACTGTGATCGGCGCTACAGGCATTGCCGGGCATTGATGACCCTCCTCCCATCAGACCATCACTGCTCGTGACGTCATCCATCTGCAGGCCCGTCTGGTTGGCTAGTGGCTGATCACGTGACTCCTGCTGGTGCCGTGACATCATGGGGGTGGCTTCCTCCGCAGCCTGGTCGGACAAGGATGGAGGAGCGGTGACGTCACTGGCCGCTAGGGGCGCTGCTGCCCCGAGGTCAGCCTGGAGGGACTGGCTGCTGCTGGGAAGAGCCTGCTCTCCGCCAGGGGGCGGGGCGACGTCAGCACCGCACTGAGCACAGCAGAACGTGGGGCCGACGTGTGCCGGGGTCAGGGGCGTGACGTCAGGCAGGGAAAGGAGCTGCACGTGCTGACAGCCACTCCCCTGCCGGCCCTCGCCCTCGGCTGGTCCCTCTGACGTCATCGGGGTCTCGCACTGACAGCTGGGAAGGGCAATAGCAAGGAAAGAATAGAGCCTTGGTTTTCAACAGCTCTCTGATGGttttctctgtccgtccgtccgtccgtccgtctgtctgtctgtctgtccatctgtcactttcagttttttttcatgGAGGCGTCTCTacattcgggcaaatccatacatgctgcatcacatctgccaggcagaggCCTGCCTGACCCGCCATCATaacccaacaccaccaacaccttgagtgcatgtattgaCGTAGCTCGAGCGCTCACCCATGGCTACgaagaccaccaccacagcccATGCCGTAAGCAGATGACAGTTTTACTATGACAACAACTGTGTCAAAGCACATGCTGATGTCATTCGTGTGGCGTGACGTCATTCAAAAATGTGACTGAAAGCCCAGCGCTGGCCTGTAAGTCTTCACAGTGTTGCTTTCCAACACATGCTCAGCGCGTCTCACACGGTGTCAGCTGCCTGACATTCTACTGTAAAataaggtgttttttttatcttattttattttattttattttgtacgcttatagttgacttcatcaagtttttgcgccttatacatattattagtagtagtagtagttctttttttatgtattttttttctttccttttttttttttttttttttttttctcaaggcctgactaagcgcgttgggttacgctgctggtcaggcatctgcttggcagatgtggtgtagcgtatatggatttgtccgaacgcagtgacgcctccttgagctactgaaactgaaactactgtaaATACTTTGTGTTAAATGTGGTCATAACTTGTAAATCGTAGGTCCTATATAGTGTTTGTGCCCATATAAGTATTTTTGATTCGCGTTTAAAGTTGGTAAACTTTGTCAGAACAATTGCATTGTGATTCAGTCACAGGTCTTGACCTAAGTTATCATCGCGTCGCTATGACGCACTTCTAGGTTGGTTGAAACTATTTAGTTACGTCACAGTCAGTCCGTCATTGTCGCTGCGTGGTGACGCGGAAGTCTTTGCATCTCCACTCACTGATCTAGCGTTTGGACAAACGAAAAGTGTTAAAGAATATTCTAGGGACGCGGAAATCTTTGCATCTCCAGCCACTGATCTACCTTTTGGACAAACGAAAAGTGTTAGGGACGCGGAAATCTTTGCATCTCCAATCACTGATCTACCTTTTGGACAAACGAAAAGTGTTAAAGAATATTCTAGGGACGCGGAAATCTTTGCATCTCCACTCACTGATCTAGCGTTTGGACAAACGAAAAGTGTTAAAGAATATTCTAGGGACGCGGAAATCTTTGCATCTCCACTCACTGATCTACCTTTTGGACAAACGAAAAGTGTTAAAGAATATTCTAGGGACGCGGAAATCTTTGCATCTCCACTCACTGATCTACCTTTTGGACAAACGAAAAGTGTTAAAGAATATTCTAGGGACGCGGAAATCTTTGCATCTCCAGCCACTGATCTACCTTTTGGACAAACGAAAAGTGTTAAAGAATATTCTAGGGACGCGGAAATCTTTGCATCTCCACTCACCGATCTACCTTTTGGACAAACGAAAAGTGTTAAAGAATATTCCAGGGACGCGGAAACCTTTGCATCTCCAGTCACTGATCTAGCGTTTGGACAAACGAAAAGTGTTAAAGAATATTCTAGGGACGCGGAAATCTTTGCATCTCCAGTCACTGATCTACCTTTTGGACAAACGAAAAGTGTTAAAGAATATTCTAGGGACGCGGAAATCTTTGCATCTCCACTCACTGATCTAGCGTTTGGACAAACGAAAAGTGTTAAAGAATATTCTAGGGATGATGCATTTCTTTCTCATTTTGTGATACTGATCAGCCAAGGCATTGCGGTGAAATGTATTGAATCATAAGTTAGGTCTATGTATCCTGTGTTCAGTGGAGAAAATTAGAATGTAGAACACGGAACAAAACTTACTTGTTTTGATATTTGGCTTTGGCACAACTCTATGGTTTGTGTAAGTTCATTAGCGAGCTGCACCACTGAATGTTCAAACCATGCTAGATTTCACTCCTTGTACTGAACATTACTTACTATTTGGTCTCTCGGGTAGCCAATAGTCAATATAAAAGCAACTTATTCTATGTTCTGGTTTATTATTCATGTCTTatgctaacagcaaagtgagagctgtattatcaatggtttctccagtcaatgggaaatcatttacagcttagtcttttgtgaagaactatgactctcaaactagggggcaaagttgcactggcttttagtgcagcaaccttgggggctagttggcctttgggaaccatcccaacgccgactgttctaaaaccctcttggccgagagagtggggatgtaacttgggcaagacactctccactataatcaaattctagcccaaatagtcggaacagcagttgccttctctgctgttctgatggtcatagtcggacacgactgactatcgtatatatatatatatatatatatatatatatgtaaaagtaCTGTttgacagagtgtgggtggtggggggtgacactactggcacactataacacccacccccggcttttgaatgcaatgtcctcattgctgaccacatgctgacgactgccgtcatcaattaatgctaatggggagattagttctcttacccaaaaattagcagaaacataaacatgtgaaaatgaagacattacaggacaaaagaaaccaccaaaaatacatttcaaatgATACAGCTGTACATAACTCCATAACCCAGaaaagcatacataaaaaaatcaaacagggaGCTACACAATGCAAAAATCAACAGTGTTCCAGCTGAAACACATCAGCAGCCACAAGCCctggaatgaaggaaaacaacaacaacaacaaaacccataacATGACACAATTTTCCCCAATTCCAACATTCCCCTAGCAGGCTGTAGCAACAACTTTAGTCAATGCCGGATGGCTCGCATCAAACCTGTCCCTAGCTCTAGCCCTacaggttgaccctgacagtttcccaccCCTGTCGGTCTGATCTGGGACCATGGCACCTGCGCATGTCCCgtgcaccccaggcttcggatgagacctggtgccattCTCACACAAACCGGTTACCACCAGTCTGTGTGACCGTCCGGGAGACTcgactgcatcctggcagtctccatcacctgtgccctcccttgtggcacatgtaccaggaacacctggatcaggtggtatgggcagcagcacccaatcaccctggcaaggatcatcctcacagtcaacccttgtcctgactggagtcttttctttcagactcggatcctgcctcctgagactCTGGTTCTCATTGTGGAAATCTCGGTActtttccttggggagaaccttacccacctttggggaaatcccatttcccaccactgactgacctttcctacgtctattccttctcttccttttgccCAAATCCCTGTTCTCTATCACAGCCCCATCTCTTTGACTAACAAACCCCTTAATTTCTTCCTGCATGGACCTAACACtctcctgcaacaacaacagttgatcCCCTAactgtgccatctgttccctggcctgttgctgtcgttggtcctcctccagctcttgccacagtctcagggcttcatccctcgcctggatgaaggtggtgtgtggctcccttctcactacctggcgcagctcccttttcagcaggaggTTCCAGAGGCCAtcaatgaagtggtccctcagcatctcggcggtgagggccccagtcgtctt
Coding sequences within:
- the LOC143276015 gene encoding uncharacterized protein LOC143276015, whose amino-acid sequence is MTSEGPAEGEGRQGSGCQHVQLLSLPDVTPLTPAHVGPTFCCAQCGADVAPPPGGEQALPSSSQSLQADLGAAAPLAASDVTAPPSLSDQAAEEATPMMSRHQQESRDQPLANQTGLQMDDVTSSDGLMGGGSSMPGNACSADHSVGLSSTQHVRRGRAALNVDLAGSREFCWRNRKTTLLLVLAALVGMVLFFLFHYVRALRF